Proteins encoded together in one Thermomonospora curvata DSM 43183 window:
- the mazG gene encoding nucleoside triphosphate pyrophosphohydrolase: MGLTVLATTHRVPAGLLSWRAWQALRSADRVLARDGQPQLPYLREADVAVEIVERTEAGPLAELLVRAAADRAVVWVADPDGDEELMRRVGELVVAAPEPVEVEVLHGSYDLPGARLLDLVSVMDTLRRQCPWDRKQTHATLVPYLLEEAYELADTVEDGDYAALREELGDVLMQVVFHARVAEERTDDTRFTIDDVAAGIVDKLVRRHPHVFGDVTVADADEVNANWEQIKAAERAAKGEKASILDGVAMGQPALSLAAQLQRRAARAGVPQEVWRELAEESGEELGVELFELVRRAREAGRDPEAALRTVARAYAARVRQWESSRKE; this comes from the coding sequence ATGGGGCTGACCGTGCTGGCGACCACCCACCGGGTGCCGGCCGGGCTGCTGAGCTGGCGGGCCTGGCAGGCGCTGCGCTCGGCCGACCGGGTGCTGGCCCGCGACGGGCAGCCGCAGCTGCCGTACCTGCGCGAGGCCGACGTCGCCGTGGAGATCGTCGAGCGGACCGAGGCCGGTCCGCTGGCCGAGCTGCTGGTGCGGGCCGCCGCCGACCGGGCCGTGGTGTGGGTGGCCGACCCCGACGGGGACGAGGAGCTGATGCGCCGGGTCGGCGAACTGGTGGTCGCCGCGCCCGAGCCGGTGGAGGTCGAGGTGCTGCACGGCTCCTACGACCTGCCGGGGGCGCGGCTGCTGGACCTGGTGTCGGTGATGGACACGCTGCGCCGCCAGTGCCCCTGGGACCGCAAGCAGACCCACGCCACGCTGGTGCCGTACCTGCTGGAGGAGGCCTACGAGCTGGCCGACACCGTCGAGGACGGCGACTATGCGGCGCTGCGCGAGGAACTGGGCGATGTGCTGATGCAGGTGGTCTTCCACGCCCGCGTCGCCGAGGAGCGCACCGACGACACCCGCTTCACCATCGACGATGTGGCCGCCGGCATCGTCGACAAGCTGGTGCGCCGCCACCCGCACGTCTTCGGCGACGTGACGGTGGCCGACGCCGACGAGGTCAACGCCAACTGGGAGCAGATCAAGGCCGCCGAACGCGCCGCCAAGGGGGAGAAGGCCTCCATCCTGGACGGCGTGGCGATGGGGCAGCCGGCGCTGTCGCTGGCGGCCCAGCTGCAGCGGCGCGCCGCCCGCGCCGGGGTTCCCCAGGAGGTGTGGCGCGAACTGGCCGAGGAGAGCGGCGAGGAACTGGGCGTGGAGCTGTTCGAGCTCGTCCGCAGGGCACGGGAGGCGGGACGGGACCCCGAGGCCGCGCTGCGCACGGTGGCCCGCGCCTATGCC
- the mfd gene encoding transcription-repair coupling factor gives MTLTGLLDVAAGDRALAQALRRARADHDLVAPAALWPIVAASLARASETGVVLAVTATGREAEDLTAALGCFLDPHRVAHFPAWETLPHERLSPRSDTVGRRLAVLRRLAHPDPDDVAAGPLDVVVTPVRAVLQPIVSGLGDLEPVRLRTGDEADLEEVVRRLADAGYQRVDLVEKRGELAVRGGILDVFPPTEEHPLRVEFWGDAVEEIRYFKAADQRSLEVAQDGLWAPPCRELPLNAAVRQRARELAERHPALEEVLLRIADGEAVEGMEAFSPVLADRMQLLVELLPEGSSLLVCEPERIRTRAHELVRTSQEFLEASWVNAAAGGQAPIDLGAAAFRDLAEVREQAAALGLARWTVTALTPEEEDAVQLDVHPAEQYRGDTARMVGDIKRWVDERWRVVLVTAGHGPAARLAEMLGEEGLGARLADLPEPPEPGVVHVTTGTLGGGLVWPAARLALLTETDLSGQRASTRDMRRMPSRRRGGIDPLQLRPGDYVVHEQHGVGRYVEMVSRTVQGATREYLVLEYARGDRLFVPTDQLEEITRYVGGESPTLHRLGGADWAKSKARARKAVRQIAGELIRLYSARMATPGHAFGPDTPWQRELEDAFPYTETADQLAAIEEVKADMEKPVPMDRLICGDVGYGKTEIAVRAAFKAIQDGKQVAVLVPTTLLVQQHLSTFAERFAPFPVVVKPLSRFQTDAEVEQTLRGLADGTVDLVIGTHRLFSAQARFKDLGLVIIDEEQRFGVEHKEELKRLRTQVDVLAMSATPIPRTLEMGLTGIREMSTILTPPEERHPILTFVGPYDDKQIAAAIRRELLREGQVFFVHNRVRSIDRVAAKLKELVPEARIATAHGQMNEHQLEKVMVDFWEKNYDVLVATTIVESGLDIPNANTLIVDRADTYGLSQLHQLRGRVGRGRERGYAYFLYPPESPLSETAHERLATIAQHTEMGAGMYVAMKDLEIRGAGNILGVEQSGHVAGVGFDLYVRMVGEAVRELKAKAGGEPEPPQLPETKVELPVDAHLPHDYVPGERLRLDAYRRIAAITSDEEIAEVRDELTDRFGAPPEPVLNLLEVARFRARARRAGLTEVTVQGNHIKFAPVELPDSKQVRLQRLYPKSIYKAAARTLLVPAPKTAPLGGRPLRDVALLKWATDLVEAMFAEPART, from the coding sequence ATGACTCTTACTGGACTTTTGGACGTCGCCGCCGGCGATCGGGCCCTGGCGCAGGCGCTGCGGCGGGCGCGCGCCGACCACGACCTGGTGGCCCCGGCGGCGCTGTGGCCGATCGTGGCCGCCTCGCTGGCCCGGGCGAGCGAGACGGGCGTGGTGCTGGCGGTGACCGCCACCGGCCGCGAGGCCGAGGACCTGACCGCGGCGCTGGGCTGCTTTCTGGACCCCCACCGGGTGGCGCACTTTCCGGCCTGGGAGACGCTGCCGCACGAGCGGCTGTCGCCGCGCTCGGACACCGTCGGCCGGCGCCTGGCGGTGCTGCGCCGCCTGGCCCACCCCGACCCCGACGATGTGGCCGCCGGGCCGCTGGATGTGGTGGTCACCCCGGTGCGGGCGGTGCTGCAGCCGATCGTCTCCGGGCTGGGCGACCTGGAGCCGGTGCGGCTGCGCACCGGCGACGAGGCCGACCTGGAGGAGGTCGTGCGGCGCCTGGCGGACGCCGGCTACCAGCGGGTCGACCTGGTCGAAAAACGCGGCGAGCTGGCCGTGCGCGGTGGCATCCTGGACGTCTTCCCGCCCACCGAGGAACACCCGCTGCGGGTGGAGTTCTGGGGCGATGCCGTCGAGGAGATCCGCTACTTCAAGGCCGCCGACCAGCGCTCCCTGGAGGTCGCCCAAGACGGGCTGTGGGCGCCGCCGTGCCGGGAGCTGCCGCTGAACGCCGCCGTCCGGCAGCGGGCCCGCGAGCTGGCCGAACGGCACCCGGCGCTGGAGGAGGTCCTGCTGCGGATCGCCGACGGCGAGGCGGTCGAGGGCATGGAGGCCTTCTCCCCGGTGCTGGCCGACCGGATGCAGCTGCTGGTGGAGCTGCTGCCCGAAGGGTCGTCCCTGCTGGTGTGCGAGCCGGAGCGCATCCGCACCCGGGCGCACGAGCTGGTGCGCACCAGCCAGGAGTTCCTGGAGGCCAGCTGGGTCAACGCCGCCGCCGGCGGCCAGGCCCCCATCGACCTGGGCGCCGCCGCCTTCCGCGACCTGGCGGAGGTGCGCGAGCAGGCGGCCGCCCTCGGCCTGGCCCGCTGGACGGTGACCGCGCTCACCCCCGAGGAAGAGGACGCCGTCCAGCTGGACGTCCACCCCGCCGAGCAGTACCGGGGCGACACCGCCCGGATGGTCGGCGACATCAAACGCTGGGTGGACGAACGCTGGCGGGTGGTGCTGGTGACGGCCGGGCACGGGCCCGCCGCGCGGCTGGCGGAGATGCTGGGCGAGGAGGGCCTGGGCGCCCGCCTGGCCGACCTGCCCGAGCCCCCCGAGCCGGGGGTCGTCCACGTGACCACCGGGACGCTCGGCGGCGGCCTGGTGTGGCCGGCGGCCCGCCTGGCGCTGCTCACCGAGACCGACCTGTCCGGGCAGCGCGCCTCCACCCGGGACATGCGGCGCATGCCCTCGCGGCGGCGCGGCGGCATCGACCCGCTGCAGCTGCGCCCCGGCGACTACGTCGTCCACGAGCAGCACGGCGTCGGCCGCTACGTGGAGATGGTCAGCCGCACCGTGCAGGGCGCCACCCGCGAGTACCTGGTGCTGGAGTACGCCCGCGGGGACCGGTTGTTCGTCCCCACCGACCAGCTGGAGGAGATCACCCGCTACGTGGGCGGGGAGTCCCCCACCCTGCACCGGCTCGGCGGCGCCGACTGGGCCAAGTCCAAGGCCAGGGCGCGCAAGGCCGTCCGGCAGATCGCCGGGGAGCTGATCCGGCTGTACTCGGCGCGGATGGCCACCCCCGGCCACGCCTTCGGCCCCGACACCCCCTGGCAGCGGGAGCTGGAGGACGCCTTCCCCTACACCGAGACCGCCGACCAGCTCGCGGCGATCGAAGAGGTCAAGGCCGACATGGAAAAACCGGTCCCGATGGACCGGCTGATCTGCGGCGACGTCGGCTACGGCAAGACCGAGATCGCGGTGCGCGCGGCGTTCAAGGCCATCCAGGACGGCAAGCAGGTGGCGGTGCTGGTGCCCACCACGCTGCTGGTGCAGCAGCACCTGTCCACCTTCGCCGAGCGCTTCGCCCCCTTCCCGGTGGTGGTCAAACCGCTCAGCCGCTTCCAGACCGACGCCGAGGTCGAGCAGACCCTGCGCGGCCTGGCCGACGGCACCGTGGATCTGGTGATCGGCACCCACCGGCTGTTTTCGGCGCAGGCCCGCTTCAAGGACCTGGGCCTGGTGATCATCGATGAGGAGCAGCGGTTCGGGGTCGAGCACAAAGAAGAGCTCAAGCGGCTGCGCACCCAGGTGGACGTGCTGGCGATGTCGGCCACCCCCATCCCGCGGACGCTGGAGATGGGCCTGACCGGCATCCGGGAGATGTCGACCATCTTGACCCCGCCGGAGGAGCGGCACCCGATCCTGACCTTCGTCGGCCCGTACGACGACAAGCAGATCGCCGCCGCCATCCGCCGCGAGCTGCTGCGCGAAGGGCAGGTGTTCTTCGTCCACAACCGGGTCCGCTCCATCGACCGGGTGGCCGCCAAGCTCAAGGAGCTGGTCCCCGAGGCGCGCATCGCCACCGCCCATGGCCAGATGAACGAGCACCAGCTCGAGAAGGTCATGGTGGACTTCTGGGAGAAGAACTACGACGTGCTGGTGGCCACCACCATCGTCGAGTCCGGCCTGGACATCCCCAACGCCAACACGCTGATCGTGGACCGCGCCGACACCTACGGCCTGTCGCAGCTGCACCAGCTGCGCGGCCGGGTCGGCCGGGGCCGCGAACGCGGCTACGCCTACTTCCTGTACCCGCCGGAGAGCCCGCTGAGCGAGACCGCGCACGAGCGGCTGGCCACCATCGCCCAGCACACCGAGATGGGCGCCGGCATGTACGTGGCGATGAAGGATCTGGAGATCCGCGGGGCCGGCAACATCCTGGGCGTGGAGCAGTCCGGCCACGTCGCCGGCGTCGGCTTCGACCTGTATGTGCGGATGGTCGGCGAGGCCGTCCGCGAGCTGAAGGCCAAGGCCGGCGGCGAGCCCGAGCCGCCCCAGCTGCCGGAGACCAAGGTGGAGCTGCCGGTCGACGCGCACCTGCCGCACGACTATGTGCCGGGGGAGCGGCTGCGGCTGGACGCCTACCGCAGGATCGCCGCCATCACCTCCGACGAGGAGATCGCCGAGGTGCGGGATGAGCTGACCGACCGCTTCGGCGCCCCGCCGGAGCCGGTGCTCAACCTGCTGGAGGTCGCCCGGTTCCGGGCCCGCGCCCGCCGCGCCGGGCTCACCGAGGTCACCGTCCAGGGCAACCACATCAAGTTCGCCCCGGTGGAGCTGCCGGACTCCAAGCAGGTGCGGCTGCAGCGGCTGTACCCCAAGAGCATCTACAAGGCCGCTGCGCGTACCCTGCTGGTGCCGGCGCCGAAGACGGCGCCGCTGGGCGGCCGCCCGCTGCGGGACGTCGCCCTGCTGAAGTGGGCCACCGACCTGGTGGAGGCAATGTTCGCCGAGCCCGCGCGCACCTAG